A window from Pseudomonadota bacterium encodes these proteins:
- a CDS encoding penicillin acylase family protein, with protein MQRDTFLEPASRAVPKMLEVEHDALTDAEREMLDALQQWDFRFENDSAGPTVFITWMRFFHEELAADELGPAMWPGMRRSPLPPIALAVLEGQNARWFAQAGDSPVPDCSAVLRRSLSRAAEVLATRLGESATDWRWGDATPMTHPHQGFAGLPLLGQRFSRVGTYPGGPDTLMIKSIDASNAPSFATADFTPSLQVIYDLSNLDASRFMLSTGQSRHYRSPHYDDFLPRFAAGERFTVPTERNAIQAEHTLILSPAGWARENALPASRRRQPVVHTDLRENRHQ; from the coding sequence ATGCAGCGAGACACCTTCCTGGAACCCGCCAGCCGAGCGGTGCCCAAGATGCTCGAAGTCGAGCACGACGCACTCACGGACGCAGAGCGTGAGATGCTCGACGCCTTGCAGCAGTGGGACTTCCGCTTCGAGAACGACTCCGCGGGCCCAACGGTCTTCATCACGTGGATGCGCTTCTTCCACGAGGAACTCGCCGCGGACGAGCTTGGCCCTGCCATGTGGCCCGGGATGAGGAGATCGCCGCTGCCGCCGATTGCCCTGGCAGTGCTGGAGGGCCAGAATGCGCGGTGGTTCGCGCAGGCGGGCGACAGCCCAGTGCCGGACTGCTCGGCGGTGCTGCGCCGGTCCCTGTCGCGCGCTGCCGAGGTGCTGGCGACGCGCCTGGGTGAATCGGCGACCGACTGGCGGTGGGGTGACGCCACACCGATGACCCACCCTCACCAAGGCTTCGCCGGCTTGCCGTTGCTGGGGCAGCGGTTCTCGCGGGTTGGCACCTACCCGGGAGGCCCGGATACCTTGATGATCAAGAGCATCGATGCCTCGAACGCACCGAGCTTCGCTACGGCGGACTTCACCCCATCGCTGCAAGTCATCTACGACCTATCGAATCTGGATGCCTCGAGGTTCATGCTGAGTACCGGTCAGTCGCGGCACTACCGCTCGCCGCACTACGATGATTTCCTGCCACGCTTTGCGGCAGGTGAGCGATTCACCGTCCCAACGGAGCGCAACGCGATCCAGGCGGAACACACGCTGATTCTCTCGCCGGCGGGTTGGGCTCGGGAGAACGCGCTACCCGCTAGCAGGCGACGTCAGCCAGTAGTTCACACCGACCTGCGTGAGAATCGCCACCAGTAA
- a CDS encoding DUF3307 domain-containing protein: MIETCVLLLAAHLLADFPLQPNWLIERKRQFPFLLGHIVVVALTAGALLGTLHWPLLAILVATHTLMDAVKLYLLRNTLGAFLLDQCVHLAVILGLAVAFPDAWQHGWWAQLHPAHLPLAFAAVTVLCGLIATLQPGAIIIAKATDDFSREISEDRQATQIKGLTDGGRYIGYLERLLVMLLMLAGLPAGVGFLITAKSILRFGDVKESTQRKMTEYIIIGTFMSFGWGLLVAILTQVGVNYWLTSPASG; encoded by the coding sequence GTGATCGAAACCTGCGTACTATTGTTGGCCGCCCACCTGCTGGCCGACTTCCCACTGCAACCGAACTGGCTGATCGAGCGCAAACGCCAATTCCCCTTCTTGCTCGGCCACATCGTGGTGGTCGCACTCACCGCGGGTGCCCTGCTGGGCACACTGCATTGGCCGCTACTGGCGATCCTGGTGGCCACCCACACGCTCATGGACGCCGTCAAGCTCTACCTGTTGCGGAACACGCTCGGCGCGTTCCTGCTAGACCAATGCGTGCATCTGGCCGTGATCCTAGGCCTCGCCGTCGCGTTCCCCGATGCCTGGCAACACGGTTGGTGGGCTCAACTCCACCCAGCGCACCTCCCCCTCGCCTTCGCTGCCGTCACGGTGCTGTGCGGCCTGATCGCCACGCTGCAGCCCGGTGCCATCATCATTGCCAAAGCCACGGACGATTTCTCGCGCGAGATCAGCGAGGACCGCCAGGCAACGCAGATCAAAGGACTCACCGACGGCGGCCGCTACATCGGCTATCTCGAACGTCTACTGGTGATGCTGTTGATGCTCGCGGGCTTACCCGCTGGCGTAGGTTTTCTCATCACGGCCAAGTCGATACTACGCTTTGGAGACGTAAAGGAATCCACGCAACGGAAGATGACCGAGTACATCATCATCGGCACCTTCATGAGCTTCGGCTGGGGCTTACTGGTGGCGATTCTCACGCAGGTCGGTGTGAACTACTGGCTGACGTCGCCTGCTAGCGGGTAG
- a CDS encoding penicillin acylase family protein, with product MRPSKHRLFSDSWLLSGEHTTSGMPLLANDPQLPSTLPNFWYLTHLSIAGENHVEASLPGLPSIAVGRTDHIAWGITDGNVDPADLALVHGDPDATRYRRTSDGVWQPLNVRDEVFQVRFGNEVKERVLATEEGGTIIPSNQIRPAFSEDPDALVELPIVHFEGDTSLSAFFALNRARNTAQAVDALSRFTGPSLNFIIADVDGEIGYVSAGRYAERQGDAGQIIDYRPADGSTWSPIAYTDNPQTIGPNSGRIVAANQQQVGDSFPYYLSDAWADPHCAMRIHALLDQQGKHDGQLPGDAARHLPGTRQPSGAQDARSRARRTHGRRA from the coding sequence TTGCGCCCATCAAAACACCGCTTATTCTCCGACAGCTGGCTCCTTAGCGGCGAACACACCACCTCAGGGATGCCGCTCCTGGCGAACGACCCGCAACTCCCCTCAACCCTGCCGAACTTCTGGTATCTCACGCACCTTTCAATCGCCGGTGAAAATCATGTGGAGGCGAGCCTGCCTGGTTTACCGAGTATCGCGGTTGGGCGAACGGACCATATCGCCTGGGGCATCACCGACGGCAACGTCGATCCGGCGGACCTGGCCCTCGTACACGGTGATCCAGACGCCACGCGCTACCGGAGAACGTCCGACGGCGTGTGGCAGCCCCTTAACGTCCGCGACGAGGTATTCCAGGTCCGCTTTGGAAATGAGGTCAAGGAGCGCGTCCTCGCCACGGAAGAGGGCGGCACGATCATCCCGAGCAACCAGATCAGGCCGGCCTTCTCGGAAGATCCGGACGCACTCGTGGAGCTGCCGATCGTCCACTTCGAGGGCGACACCTCGCTCTCGGCATTCTTCGCCCTGAACCGCGCCAGGAACACGGCGCAGGCCGTTGACGCGCTCTCCAGGTTCACGGGACCGTCCCTGAATTTCATCATCGCGGATGTCGACGGGGAGATCGGCTACGTGTCTGCTGGCAGGTACGCCGAGCGGCAAGGCGATGCGGGCCAGATCATCGATTATAGGCCTGCCGATGGATCGACCTGGTCACCGATTGCCTACACGGACAACCCACAGACGATAGGGCCGAACAGCGGCCGCATCGTCGCCGCGAACCAGCAACAGGTCGGCGATAGTTTCCCCTATTACCTGAGCGACGCCTGGGCCGACCCACACTGCGCTATGCGAATCCACGCGCTCCTGGATCAGCAAGGAAAGCACGACGGACAGCTTCCTGGCGATGCAGCGAGACACCTTCCTGGAACCCGCCAGCCGAGCGGTGCCCAAGATGCTCGAAGTCGAGCACGACGCACTCACGGACGCAGAGCGTGA